GACGAGCCTTTCCTCAGGTACAAATATTGCATCTGATGGCGACAAAAAGAAAGTccattgctgtgaggatcaataTACATAGTATCATGCAGGTAAAAATGTGAATTTGGATAGACTTtaggagacagcagaggacagAAGGACGTGGCATCCTGTGgtccatagggtcacaaagagttagacataactgaccaaatgaacaacaaaatgggTGAAAAACTGGGCCTTAGAATAAGCCTCTCACGCTTGCTACTGGGAGGTTGTTACTAAGAGATGTGGTTAAGGTTTAGTCACTAAAAAGTTTATAATCTTTAGAAGTGTCTGCTATAATGATTGATATATAAATTTAGTTTCTTGATTTTTTACAAGTTGCTGTGAATGATAAAATTTAGcatcaataataaaaaagtaagttTGGACTCaacatgaataataaaaaataaaattcaaattatcgagtgaaagaaacagaaacaagagaacattatttaAAGCAACAgaaaaattgtttgaagaattactggtgtatgtctacctccagaaaaagaactgataaaaataagacatatatatatgtttttgtcaaatgatgccttctctaatgtagggaaagagggaggaagttaactgggtattttaatgtaacaaataaaagatttttttaaaaaaatgaagttgaaTCTTAGTCAGTTagctggcacagtagatagagtgcttgtTTAGatacaggaagacctgagtggaAATCTTGCTTCATAAcaacttattatctatgtgaccctaggaaagtcacttaacttttatcagcctcagtttcttcatctgtaaaaagagaaaattaaagggcTGGACTCAATGAcatctgagatctcttctagttctaagtcaTGATGTAAATCTATGGCCCTATGatctttctgaaaaataaagttCAACCAGACTGGCTTTGACTTGTGTAGTGGGCATTTAGAATGAAGTTCCCTAGATTTTAGCTATCATTGTTCTAAGGTTCTTAGAACTAAAAGTAGAACTAGTTTATATCATTCTTTCCTGTATTGAGTCATTTAGGAACAAAGAGCACACACATCCATTGGccagagcagggactattttggcCTCTCTTTAAGCACACTCCAGTGCTTAGCATCATGCTTGGCAcctaataggtatttaataaatgtttgttaacttaaCACTAGAGGGTGAGCAGTGAAGGGAGATTGGCCCCTATAGCAAGAATAAATGgctctcttctccatctccacAACTGATTGTTTCTTTGGACCTGGGTTATTCAAGATAGAGGCTGAGGCTTACCTGCGCTGGAGCTCCCAAAATTCAACTTCTGCCCCTGACATTCACTGGGAAGTCTTGGTGTTTTTCATTGGTTTGTGAGAAATTTTGTAAAGGCAGAATACCTTTCATCAAAACACTAGTAACATGTCATGACACTAAGTAACGCTTTAGATCTTTTGGAACAGGAGAGGTCCCTACCACAATCtctgcaaaaatattttcattttttttcacatatgcTAGAACCAAGCTGGGTAAGggtattttatttattcctccTTTTTCGTGCTTAGCCTAATTTTTCAGGGCTATTCATGTAAAGTGGGCAAATATCATTGAATTTCAGGCAGTTCTAATACCTTGCTATAACATTACCTACCTCTGTACACATAGATACACAGCAAatacacacaacacctatagatAGGTGGACCCTGTTTTCATAGCCTTACTAAAGTCCTATTCCAGTGTCTTCGATGATAGAGTGGCCATTCTATTCTCTCCAAGGCTTTGCCTTATAATGTAATGTCAAAGACAAATTTGAAAGGCATCCAGATTGGTTTCAGTGGTGACCCCATTGATGAGAAATCTATCATGCAGGGATCTGCTTGGCTAAATTGACTCTACTCAATACATAGTCATTACCTTTTTTTCTACAGTAGAAAAATTCTACAGTTTCAGAGGAGTTATGCTCTGTATGGGTGTTCTGtctcaatgaaatcataggttacTGATATAGTGAAGTACAGAGAGCTGTtagaatatgtgtatatacatatatatatatatatttacacaaatatttttattttttatacatatgtatgtatttcacTCTTACTTCAAAGGGtcattttgtgatttcatttttcacttgttttatTGCTGATAGATATTTTCTTAACTTTAGACCTAAACTCCCTTTTTCAGTCCCAGTGATGGTTGGCAAAATCCATTTGACAATTAGAATTATTTGTGAACTGTGTTTATGAACTATTTTCAGAATTCTACTACAGTTCTTAGCATATTTCACTAGATGTTATATCTATTACTTCTGGGTTCcctttgttatttttctcttcttttatggTACTTTCCCTGCCAGCTCTGTTCTGGAGTTGGGTATTTAATTACTGCttgactcagttccctcatctgtaagatcAAGGAGTTAGAATCAATAGCTTCTACTGTTCCTTCAAGCCCTAATTCTGATAGCACAGTTCCTTGAAGTAAGCAGGAAAAATCATCTTTCctactatctttctttttatgggGATGATGTTATCATGTGCaaattgattgttttttaaacatctaAACATCAGCAGCCTGAAATATCAACTCTGTCCTGGATCTAAGATcttggtgtttttgtttgtttgtttgttttttcccttactGTCATAGTATCCTAAGGCAAACAGATcccatttataacaaaaaatggcAAACAGTTCCCTGTGCCTataatgctcttcctcttccccatcgCTTCTTGGAATAGCTAGACAAATTTAAGGCTCATTTCAAGGGCCATGTCATTCAAGAGTTTCTTTGGGagggagctgggtagctccgtggattgagagtcaggcctagagacaggaggtcctaggttcaaatccggcctcagacacttcccagctatgtgaccctgggcaagtcacttgacccccattgccaacccttaccactccagCTAtaatccaatacacagaagttaagggtttttaaaaaattaaaataaattaaattaaattttaaaaaaaagagtttctttGCCCCAATTTCTCTCATAATTAGCTGCCTGTGGAAGAAATAAGAAGTCATAGacacaaaaagaaatgtttacCTAAGACACCAAGACAAATATCACCCTAATATCAAGATTTCATTGTACAGGAGTCTATGGATGAACCAGGTTCCAAAGCCCATGACATGAATATGAGACTCTTGTCCTGGTGGACATTAGTCCCTTGCACCTGCCTGAGGGATTAGGCAGAACTGATTAAAGCTCCAGAGGAGTGGTTCAGGTTCTCTTTAGCCTTTTTTAGAGTGTCTTCAGGTTCTAAAGTTGCTTCTGGAACTTTTGGATTCCAGTTTTGGTATAGACGGATGATGTCAATGCCAATTCAGGATGCCTTAGGGAGAATAAGGCTCGAGAAGAATGCAACTTAAGAGGAGCCACAGTTTCTATCATGCTTCTATCCCAACTTATTACACCAGAGAATTCATGGAATCCACCCTTGAGTGAAATCTGGGCCTCCCTTCTTGGTTGAGCTGAATTATCTCATTCCCAGTGGAAGAGTGCCTTCACTTTGTATTGTCTAGCATGTATACTCTAATGTTTACTTTCTCTGATTCTGTTTTATATCTCCTTGGATAAatgggtattttttttatttgtttttttgttctttttcttattgctctATGTGCTCAGTGTAAAATTATTTGCTGGACCTGAAGATctgaagacctcaattcaaatctaaccttagacatcAACTAGCTGTGTTCCTCTGGCCAACTCTaaatttctttttgcctcagtatccACATCTGGAAAATTAAGATTATAATAGTACCTAACTCCTAATGTTATTGAAAggattaaatgacaaaaatatttttaaagtacaatgTATACTttcaaatgttatataaatgcaagcttttgttgttgttattattattatcatcatcctcatcataaCTAGATATCAGAGATATGAGACATAAATATGCTCATTCACAATTCtctgtgattctccaaaactCTCTTCCCTGGCCAACACTGCCTATGTATCTTAGCTtgttctattagaatgtaagattctcTAGGGCAGAGACTCTcagattttaatttataatttcagtCCTTAGTGTGATGTCttgaataaagcaagggcttaataagtgctttttcatttattcacccACCCACTTTTTGTCACTGGCAAGTATTACATAGGCCTGAGAACCTTTGTTGTTGCTTTTGTCAGAatgggaatcttttttttttttaaattgatacattttctttttacattacaaCCATTTAGAGGTCATTCACATTCCATGAGGGGCCTTTGTAATGAAGAAAAACAGGTGAGTAAAGCAAATAATATGATGGTCTCATCTGTAACATTTCACATATGTTGTATGCTCCcacctctatttttaaaatgaacagaaatatactctctctcctctccacctcTACTctcattgggaaaaaagaaaagaacaatttttctttaatgtaaaatATGTGCAAAACAAACAAGACAAATTATCTCAATGTATtcaaaacatatatttattatacatgtgTTTGCATATGCCCATATGTGTCTCAATTTGAACCCTAATGAAATGAATTTGAGGAAAGGAATGGGCAAGAATTTTACATGATATACAGGCATGGATTGGCCATGGTTACTGGAAGCACTCATCATTAAAATCCTAGATATTAGATATTAAAGTAGgagattttattcttttgatgacctctaagagcCATGCTTTCTACTTATTGCTAGTAAACAGAGCAACTAAAGGAACTGATGTTGGTAGATAGAATCTTTGTAAATCATCatgaattacatttttatatcctTAAGGTAGTGGAAATAACTGGTTTATATAGATCATTGAAGGTCAAGTCCCTGGAAAATTACCAGTagaggtccctgccctcaaattATACAGTAAAAAGTTGTTTCCAGAATATCTTTCTCAAAGtaattactgaagaaaaaaatgtattctaaCAATTCGCACCTTACACTACAGGGATTCTCTCTTAGGGCTTTTCGGGGGGTGGGATTCCATTAGCTGGCTTCCTTAGAGCATAAGGTGCTTGGGTCATTAACTTTTATCTAGCAGGATGGGAAAGGAGATTTTAATAAAGGGTGTCCCCTGAATAGAGTAGCTAACTACATCACAATTCGTTGCAGTTTACAGAAAGAAATTTCTTAGAGATACTGGAACCGACAATCCTAAGGCAAGTTTCTTAAATCATCAGATAAGGCATAAATTATACTGATATAAATTGGCTATAGATTGAGTCAAAATAAATTACTTACTTGCTTTTTGGTTACAATTAAATATCTACTTGCTTACACTCATTATCTCCAACTTCTGGCTAAATAAAGTGATTGGAGAatgatcattaaaataaaaagattactCCTTCTTTGAGGGTATAACTGTTAATTCTTACAAGGACATCAAATTAacatgttctttttaaaatgccattGGAGATTTCAGTGGTAAGCTCTCTGGTTGATCACAAAGCATATAAACACTGCATGGTACAGAGAAAAGAAGCATGACCTACAACATTGGATCCCAGCCTACATCTGTGCAGCTCTGCTACGAGAACATCAACGGTTCTTGCATTCATTTCCCCTACTCCAAAGGACACCGAGTCATGCTCTACCTGGCCTTTGGCACTGGGATTGTGCTGGCTGTCTTGGGAAACCTTCTGGTCATGATTTCAATCCTTCACTTCAGGCAGCTGCACTCTCCAGCCAACTTCCTCATTGCCTCCTTGGCTTGTGCTGACTTTCTGGTGGGAGCCACTGTGATGCCCTTCAGCATGGTGAGGTCTGTGGAGGGTTGTTGGTACTTTGGCAACAGTTACTGTAAACTTCATACTACTTTTGATGCAGCATTTTGTTATACTTCCCTCTTTCACTTGTGCTTCATCTCTATTGATAGATATATTGCTGTCACTGACCCTCTCATCTATCCAACCAAGTTCACATTCTCTGTCTCTGGGCTATGTATAACTCTCTCCTGGACCATCACGATGACTTACAGTGGTTCTGTTTTTTACACAGGTGTCAATGATGATGGACTGGAGGAATTAGTAAGTGCTCTCACTTGTGTGGGTGGCTGTCCAAGTGTTGTGAATCAGAACTGGATCCTAATAGATTTTCTGTTGTTTGGTATACCCAGCCTCATTATGATTATTCTTTACTCTAAGATTTTTCTAGTAGCTAAAGTGCAGGCTAGAAAGATTGAAAGCACAGGTAGCTCTGGGGAATCTTCATCTGCAGACAGTTACAAAGCCAGAGTGtccaagagggagagaaaagcagCCAAAACACTGGGCATCACAGTGATTGCATTTCTAATTTCATGGTTACCCTACTCAATTGACTCAGTAATTGATGCTTACCTTGGCTTCATCACTCCTGCTTATGTTTATGAGATTTGCTCTTGGTTTGCTTATTATAACTCAGCTATGAATCCCTTAATTTATGCTTTCTTTTACCCTTGGTTTCGAAAAGCTGTAAAACTCATTGTCACTGGCAAAATCTTACAGGATGGTTCTTCAACCATGAATTTATTTTCTGAACAAGAATAAGGGTTAGAATAAGAAATCTTATAATGAATTTCTCCTGATAGTTATAGTTTTCTCAACATTTGTAATTGCCAATTAACTCTATTACTAAACATAAAAAACTAGCAATTTTTAGATGAGAGGggaaaagattcattttttccattagaCTAAGtcataatgctttttaaaaaattttagggcagctgggtagctcagtggattgagagtcaggcctagagatgggaggtcctaggttcaaatccagcctcagacacttcccagctgtgcgacggtggacaagtcacttgacccccattgcccatccttaccactcttccaccaaagagccaatatacagaagttaagggtttaaaaaaaaaagaatttttactgTGACATATCTCTGATTCTACTATTTAAAATTGCCTCCTGATATTATATGAAACTAATATTAACCAAGTGCTTCAGCTCTATAAACTCTCCTGGGTTATTAAGTCTCTTTCACTTCTAAATTCCATTAACTTCTCATTTCTTGTTCTGATATGTAATCTTAAATGATTTCacattttccagttcattttcatGCTCCAAAGTTTTCCTTCCTATTCTTAGAATTCTGTGAAATAATCTACCTCTGACCACCTACCCCACCTTTTATATTCAGGTGTCATTTGCATGTTTTGGTTCCTACCTGTTTGTGAATTCTCAAATAACTTTACAATTTCTGGGATAAGCTTTGCCAGagggttttttcttagggataGGCTTACACTAAGTTTGAGTGTATGATGTGTGAGGGATAGTATTCTAACAGTAGCTGTCTTACTGTGTCTATTTCTGCCCTTTAGCTGGAATGTCAATCCCCCCTCACCTGCAAGGGCTCAACCATGCATTGCCTGTACTCTGAAAACTGTTTTCTATTGATGCGGCTTCAAGCTACTTTCATGTACTCATTGATAAAACAAATTTTGCTTTTTACATGTCTGgagtttttttatttcatataataaaaatatgcttgattattaatatatttctacTTTAAATGGttctgaaatattaaatattttcttggcTTGTTTTCAcaaagctaaacaaattatgtgtATAGTACCACTCAATAACCTGAGTAATTAAAAATACAGTAAATGGTccctttcaaaatattaaaattgaggagacaaaggaaaagttaaataatcaagcaaaaagaaagtatatatttGTTATCTTTCTTCATGACTACTTTCTCTTCCCACATGGAATAAGATGCCCCTTTTCAGGAGAAGAATTGTGCATATCACAGTATAATTTGTTGTGAATTCTGTTTAGATTCTAATCTCCTCTAAGACTAGATCATTGTTGAATACCTGAATCTCCCCAGAAGAGCCCTCCTATAGCTATGGATTGTGGTCAGCTATGAAAGTCACAGGCTTCTTTCCTCCCAAAACCTTTGATCAGAAGTCTACAGGTTTCCTTTTGTAGTTGTTGGTTGATATGAATTAAAGTTATTGTTTAGGTGAATCTGACTGGGCCAGTACCTCCCTCAAATACATACTCAAGGTACCTTTCCCTTACTGCCCCCATGACTTTACTCAgcaatttattttagaaattcaCATAGATGTGGTACCATGGAGTaataattttatgtttattataaatgataataataacattgatTTGTTaacttcacaattttttttgaaaatttactTGTTTAATAGGTATTGTATTAGCCTTTAGAGGCACAAGggtctctccccctttctctctaaatatatacatatatttatatacacatatacatattcagaTTAAATATATGAGTCATAATGTACCTAGGAGGAGGCTATGCACACCAATAACTAAGATTTAAAAGGggaatgaaaaaaatgcaaaggagagagtgagataaaaaaaatcatgagaatactactagcagcaatgcaataatccaggacaactctgacggacttataagaaagaaaactagccacattcagaggaagaactgtgggagcagaaatatagaagaaaaacaactgcttgaacacataggttgatacggatgtgatttgggatgtagactctaaacgaccaccctaatgcaactatcaataatatggaaataggtcttgataaatgacacatgtaaaacccaatggaaatgcACTTTGgctacagtgtgtgtgtgtgtgtggggggggagttttgaaggggagagaaagaaaatgaatcatgtaaccatggaaaaattttctaaaatattaaaaaaactaaaaacaaaaaaaacatgagAATAGGATAATAAATTTAGAGTTATGTGATATCATAGGTCATAGAGTACaacttttattttatggatgaggaatctaaggcctagagatgttaaatgatttatcccaTGTCTTCATATAGCAAATATCTAAGGGAGAATTAGGACTGAAGTCTTCCTAagtccaagtccagtgctctctccattttACCAGGTTCTCTTTCAACTTTGTCCAAGAGTGGGAGGTAGAGATTGCTCTGACCCAGAAAGGTGGGAAGGGGAAGTGTCtggaattttttaaaggatgaagtGGTGTTTGAATTGGATCTTGAAGGAAGACTTCGATAGtttgaaagagagggaagagagtctTCCAAGAAAAACTAGGTAGAATGGGTAAAGACATGAAAATAGAACTAAGGATGAGGACAGAAACTGGTCAGAAGCAATGTGCCCTAATGACAAAGA
The window above is part of the Gracilinanus agilis isolate LMUSP501 chromosome 4, AgileGrace, whole genome shotgun sequence genome. Proteins encoded here:
- the LOC123246601 gene encoding trace amine-associated receptor 8a-like, with amino-acid sequence MTYNIGSQPTSVQLCYENINGSCIHFPYSKGHRVMLYLAFGTGIVLAVLGNLLVMISILHFRQLHSPANFLIASLACADFLVGATVMPFSMVRSVEGCWYFGNSYCKLHTTFDAAFCYTSLFHLCFISIDRYIAVTDPLIYPTKFTFSVSGLCITLSWTITMTYSGSVFYTGVNDDGLEELVSALTCVGGCPSVVNQNWILIDFLLFGIPSLIMIILYSKIFLVAKVQARKIESTGSSGESSSADSYKARVSKRERKAAKTLGITVIAFLISWLPYSIDSVIDAYLGFITPAYVYEICSWFAYYNSAMNPLIYAFFYPWFRKAVKLIVTGKILQDGSSTMNLFSEQE